In Polaribacter pacificus, the genomic window TGGCGTGTATTAAGTAACTAATTTAGCAAATAAAAACCGAATAGAAAATCCGCAAGGATTTTCGTAAGTAGGCGAGAACTAGCCATTAATTATACACGTTGTTGTGTGTAGTTTTTATTTCAAATTCTGTTGATTTAAATTCTTTTTCCAAAAAATCAAATTCGCAATGAAAAATTACATTTTCTTCAGAGTTCGTATAACAATTTTTAGAGAAATTAGGATTTATAAATATTTTATTCTCATTCACGGATACAAAATTTTTCGGTTTGCTTATTCTGTCTTTTATAATGTCAAAAGAAATTTTTATTATTCCATTTTCTGTATTGATTTTTTCATTAAAAACTTTACTAACTCCAATTGAGTCAGTTAATTCTTTTTCGGCAATATTATATTCATAAGTTTTTCCTTTGTCTTTTGTTATAAGACTTGAAACAAGAAATTTATAATCATAATATTCAATTAACTGTTCGCTTTTATAAATTATTGATTCACAAAAAGGATGTAATATAGTTTCTGAATTTTCAAATTTTTCAGAATTATTTGTTGCTATGAATTTACTTTCGTAATATTCTTTTTCTGAACAATAATTTGAGAAATAAAAACGGACTTTATTATTATGACCTATTTCTAATTTTTTGATAAACTTATTGTCCTTAAAAAAATAAAACCTTGATTTATTTATATCTAAATCACTCGTTTCAAAATCCAAATTAAGGTCGCATTTGATTTCGTCTTTTAGAACTGGAACACTTTCATTTCCTGAAATATATTTAAAAAAATCCCAATCAAATTCAGTTAATTCTTTAAAATCTAAATATTTTTTCTCTTTTGATTTGATAAAATTCCTCCCATTTTCCTCAATTTTTGATAATAATTTTTTTTCAAATTTGATTGATTCTAAATCTGAATTTTTACAAGAAAACAGAAAGATGATTATCAATAAAATTCCGATTATTCTTTTCAATTCGAGAGTTTTTTTAAATTACACACAACGGTTTTGTATATGAAAAGTAGCGGGTTTTTAAACACTAACTTTTCGGTTTATAACCGACCTTTATTTTATTATTTATCTTTCGTTTAAGCACCAAAACCGCTATTTTTTATATACGTTGTTAGTGGTAGTCTTTATTAATCTATTAGCCGCCTATGATAATTTATTTGTCCAAGATGATAAGTCAAATGTTTTATTAAATGAACTAGTAAGTATTCATTTGTTTCTACTTTGGAAAACTTCAAAATTGGATAATCGTTTTTCAATTCTTCGTTTGTAATAGATAACAGTGATTTTTTAACCATTTCTAAGGTGGTATTTATACTGTTAATCAATTCAATTCTTGGAACTTTTTTTTGAGTAAATTCAAGTTCTCTATTCCTAACATAGTTTGTTTTTCCA contains:
- a CDS encoding DUF1572 family protein; this translates as MNKNELITFFESDLNNLITEIELYKNEENIWRIEKSISNSAGNLTLHLIGNLHTFIGKEIGKTNYVRNRELEFTQKKVPRIELINSINTTLEMVKKSLLSITNEELKNDYPILKFSKVETNEYLLVHLIKHLTYHLGQINYHRRLID